The following coding sequences lie in one Candidatus Sulfotelmatobacter sp. genomic window:
- a CDS encoding DUF5683 domain-containing protein, translating into MTIAGAGVPASAHAQNLGPSDSVLVVPRGDSIVTIPQKADTTGNRKLGLFDQPRFVMARSLVFPGWGQAHNHAWFKAVVIAGAEWYLIASLVQDDRALKDLNEQIDAAQAAGDFDTENMLVDQYNARLNTFVAHQWWLGGVVIYSMADAYVDAHFVNFKFEFEHDRALRGHTAGARISVEKKF; encoded by the coding sequence GTGACGATCGCCGGAGCGGGCGTCCCGGCCTCGGCGCATGCCCAGAATCTCGGTCCCAGCGATTCGGTGCTGGTGGTGCCGAGGGGCGACAGCATCGTCACCATTCCCCAGAAAGCGGACACCACTGGAAATCGCAAGCTCGGGCTGTTCGACCAGCCGCGCTTCGTCATGGCGCGCTCACTGGTGTTCCCCGGCTGGGGACAGGCCCACAATCACGCCTGGTTCAAGGCGGTCGTCATCGCCGGCGCCGAGTGGTATTTGATCGCCAGCCTGGTTCAGGACGATCGCGCGCTGAAGGACCTGAACGAGCAGATCGACGCCGCGCAGGCGGCCGGCGACTTCGACACGGAGAACATGCTGGTGGACCAGTATAATGCTCGGCTCAACACCTTCGTCGCGCATCAGTGGTGGTTGGGCGGCGTGGTGATCTACTCCATGGCCGACGCCTACGTCGACGCCCATTTCGTGAACTTCAAGTTCGAATTCGAGCACGATCGCGCGCTGCGCGGACATACCGCGGGGGCGCGCATCTCGGTGGAGAAGAAGTTTTGA
- the selD gene encoding selenide, water dikinase SelD yields the protein MEVLLTQLVSCAGUASKVGPGDLRSALSGLKHPRRDRRVLVDHSTLDDAGVFAWGRGEALVQTADFFTPVVDDPYDFGQIAAANALSDVYAMGGRPITALALLCLPDFGVGSEVVRAILEGGQDKMREAGASILGGHTVRDPELKFGYAVTGVVQRRHLLTNAAARPGDRLLLTKPLGTGVLSTALKQGKLEAGPLRRLTRSMATLNRAAAEAGVEFGARAATDITGYGLLGHASQLADASQVTLRLHPRESWFLPRALEFAAAGVAPGGLAKNREFYGPRVESDGVSAAVLDALYDPQTSGGLLLAVPERRLGAMTRALRRRRVWTREIGAAIDRGARAILLERP from the coding sequence ATCGAGGTGCTGCTCACGCAGCTCGTGAGCTGCGCCGGTTGAGCCTCGAAAGTGGGTCCGGGGGACCTGCGCTCAGCTTTGAGCGGGCTGAAGCATCCGCGGCGTGACCGGCGGGTGCTGGTGGATCACAGCACGCTCGATGACGCCGGCGTTTTCGCCTGGGGCCGGGGCGAAGCCCTGGTGCAGACCGCGGACTTCTTCACGCCGGTGGTCGACGATCCCTACGATTTCGGCCAGATCGCCGCGGCCAATGCCCTGTCGGACGTTTACGCGATGGGCGGCCGGCCGATCACCGCGCTCGCGCTGCTCTGCCTGCCGGATTTCGGCGTCGGTTCCGAGGTGGTGCGGGCGATTCTCGAGGGCGGGCAGGACAAGATGCGCGAGGCCGGCGCCAGCATTCTCGGCGGCCACACCGTGCGCGATCCCGAGCTGAAATTCGGCTACGCGGTGACCGGAGTCGTACAGCGCCGTCACCTCCTGACCAACGCCGCCGCGCGGCCCGGCGACCGGCTGCTGCTCACCAAGCCGCTCGGAACCGGTGTGCTCTCGACCGCGCTCAAACAGGGCAAGCTCGAGGCCGGACCGCTTCGCCGGCTGACGCGCAGCATGGCCACCCTGAATCGCGCCGCCGCCGAAGCCGGCGTGGAGTTCGGCGCGCGCGCCGCCACCGACATCACCGGCTACGGGCTGCTCGGCCACGCCAGCCAGCTCGCCGACGCCAGCCAGGTCACGCTGCGGCTCCATCCGCGCGAGAGCTGGTTCCTGCCGCGCGCACTCGAGTTCGCGGCCGCCGGCGTGGCGCCCGGAGGGCTCGCCAAGAATCGCGAGTTCTACGGGCCGCGAGTCGAGAGCGACGGCGTGAGCGCGGCCGTGCTCGACGCGCTCTACGATCCGCAGACTTCGGGCGGCCTGCTGCTGGCCGTGCCGGAGCGAAGGCTGGGCGCGATGACGCGCGCGCTTCGGCGGCGGCGGGTGTGGACGCGGGAGATCGGCGCGGCGATCGATCGCGGCGCGCGCGCGATCCTCCTCGAGCGCCCCTGA
- a CDS encoding Rid family detoxifying hydrolase → MRTAIRVADAPGAIGPYSQAQVVRLHGGQRIVYTAGQVGLDPVSGELVPGDVAAQTTQVMKNLAAVLRGAGLSLADVVKTTVFLVDMADFQAMNQAYGAQFSDSPPARTTVAVAGLPRNARVEIEAVAVGRDL, encoded by the coding sequence GTGAGGACGGCGATTCGCGTGGCGGATGCTCCCGGAGCGATCGGTCCCTACAGTCAGGCGCAGGTGGTGCGCCTGCACGGCGGCCAGCGGATCGTTTACACCGCCGGCCAGGTGGGGCTCGATCCCGTCTCCGGCGAACTGGTGCCCGGCGACGTCGCGGCGCAGACCACCCAGGTGATGAAGAACCTCGCCGCGGTGCTGCGCGGCGCGGGGCTGTCGCTCGCCGACGTGGTCAAGACCACGGTCTTCCTGGTCGACATGGCCGACTTCCAGGCCATGAACCAGGCCTACGGCGCACAATTCTCCGACTCGCCGCCCGCCCGCACCACCGTGGCGGTGGCGGGATTGCCGCGCAACGCGCGAGTGGAGATCGAGGCGGTCGCGGTGGGCCGGGATCTCTAG
- the glmS gene encoding glutamine--fructose-6-phosphate transaminase (isomerizing) yields the protein MCGIVGYVGHRTCLPILVEGLKRLEYRGYDSAGVAIQENGHLVVVKAAGKIRELERRLGAHPPAGTAGIAHTRWATHGEPNDVNAHPHTDGGGHVALVHNGIIENYRVIKSALESEGHRFRTQTDTEVLAHLIEKYIKRGLNLERSVGEALRQVEGTYGIAVMYDGEPGTVVGARKGSPLVVGVADGEYFLASDVAPIVEHTRQVVYLDDGEMAVLSPDGFHTATIAHEPVDKAVHEVDWDLAQIEKGGYDHFMLKEICEQPESVRNSLRGHLDLNEGLARLGGLNMTPEEMLAVQRIIILGCGTSWHAGLIGEYMIEEHARIPVEVEYASEFRYRNPILSPGTLVLVISQSGETADTLAAMREAKRKGARALGIVNVVGSTIARESDGGVYLHAGPEIGVASTKAFTSQVTVLALITLVFGRQREMSSEAGIELARELDAIPSKIEAILRRRSVIQDIARAYNAHNNFIYLGRGYNFPVALEGALKLKEISYIHAEGYPAAEMKHGPIALIDESMPVVFICTRDSAYDKVMSNMSEVRARRGRIIAIATEGDEEVAERADHVVYVPQTLPMLQPLLSVIPLQLLAYEVAVQRGCDVDQPRNLAKSVTVE from the coding sequence ATGTGCGGCATCGTCGGCTACGTAGGTCATCGCACCTGTCTGCCGATCCTGGTCGAGGGGCTGAAGCGTCTCGAATACCGCGGGTACGATTCGGCCGGCGTCGCGATTCAGGAGAACGGTCATCTCGTGGTGGTCAAGGCGGCCGGCAAGATTCGCGAGCTCGAGCGCCGGCTCGGCGCTCATCCGCCCGCCGGCACCGCCGGCATCGCGCACACGCGCTGGGCGACGCACGGCGAGCCCAACGACGTCAACGCTCATCCTCACACCGACGGCGGCGGCCACGTGGCGCTGGTGCACAACGGCATCATCGAGAACTACCGCGTCATCAAGTCGGCGCTCGAAAGCGAAGGGCATCGCTTCCGCACCCAGACCGACACCGAGGTGCTCGCGCATCTGATCGAGAAGTACATCAAGCGCGGCCTCAATCTCGAGCGCTCGGTCGGCGAAGCGCTGCGGCAGGTCGAAGGCACCTATGGCATTGCCGTGATGTACGACGGCGAGCCCGGCACGGTGGTGGGCGCGCGCAAGGGCAGCCCGCTGGTGGTGGGGGTTGCCGATGGCGAGTATTTCCTCGCCTCCGACGTGGCGCCGATCGTCGAGCACACCCGGCAGGTGGTGTATCTCGACGATGGCGAAATGGCAGTGCTGTCGCCCGACGGCTTCCATACCGCGACCATCGCCCACGAGCCGGTCGACAAGGCGGTGCACGAAGTGGACTGGGACCTCGCCCAGATCGAGAAGGGCGGCTACGACCATTTCATGCTCAAGGAGATCTGCGAGCAGCCCGAGTCGGTGCGCAATTCGCTCCGCGGCCACCTCGATCTGAACGAAGGCCTGGCGCGTCTCGGCGGGCTCAACATGACGCCCGAGGAGATGCTCGCGGTGCAACGCATCATCATCCTCGGCTGTGGGACCTCGTGGCACGCCGGCCTAATCGGCGAGTACATGATCGAGGAGCATGCGCGCATTCCGGTGGAAGTCGAGTACGCCTCGGAGTTCCGCTACCGCAATCCGATCCTGAGCCCCGGCACGCTGGTGCTGGTGATCTCGCAATCGGGCGAGACCGCCGACACCCTGGCGGCGATGCGCGAGGCCAAGCGCAAGGGCGCACGCGCGCTCGGCATCGTCAACGTGGTGGGCTCGACGATCGCCCGCGAATCGGACGGCGGCGTCTACCTGCACGCCGGCCCGGAGATCGGCGTGGCGTCCACCAAGGCCTTCACCAGTCAGGTGACGGTGCTGGCGCTGATCACGCTGGTGTTCGGCCGTCAGCGCGAAATGTCGAGCGAGGCCGGCATCGAGCTGGCTCGTGAGCTGGACGCGATTCCCTCCAAGATCGAGGCGATTCTCAGGCGCCGTTCGGTGATTCAGGACATCGCGCGCGCCTACAACGCTCACAACAACTTCATCTATCTGGGGCGCGGCTACAATTTCCCGGTGGCCCTCGAGGGCGCGCTCAAGCTGAAGGAGATCTCCTACATTCACGCCGAGGGCTATCCGGCCGCCGAGATGAAGCACGGGCCGATCGCCCTGATCGACGAGAGCATGCCGGTGGTGTTCATCTGCACCCGCGACAGCGCGTACGACAAGGTGATGAGCAACATGTCGGAGGTTCGCGCGCGCCGCGGCCGGATCATCGCCATCGCCACCGAGGGCGACGAGGAAGTGGCCGAGCGTGCGGATCACGTGGTGTACGTGCCTCAGACCCTGCCCATGCTCCAGCCGCTGCTGTCGGTGATTCCGCTCCAGCTCCTCGCTTACGAGGTGGCGGTGCAGCGCGGCTGCGACGTGGATCAGCCCCGCAACCTGGCCAAGAGCGTGACGGTCGAGTGA
- the glmM gene encoding phosphoglucosamine mutase codes for MNSPLMISVAGVRGIVGDSLTPPVIARFAAAFARELPGGAVVMGRDARRSGPMLAAAVTAGVTAAGRDLVDIGLATTPATQVAVEHLGAAGGLILTASHNPAPWNALKFLSARGEFLGPEAGRAVRIRFEADRELWVKSDRVGSARSESGALDWHLERILSLGVIDVARIRRRQLRVVVDGCASVGGVAVPRLLRELGASVTELDCVPNGEFTRELEPLPEHLGALGERVRTSGADFGIALDPDADRAALVDGSGTPLGEEYTLALGTRVVLERKRGPVVTNLSTSRMLESICRDAGVPLHRTPVGEAHVVARMREVGAVAGGEGNGGMILPEAHFGRDGLVATALVAEAMAASGRSLRELADELPAGHMVKAKLDRGEEPWERAAERLRRVFASHEVNAEDGLRFSRNEEWIHVRPSGTEPVVRVIAESPQLERTRQLIETAQRALTAQRAEV; via the coding sequence ATGAACTCACCGCTCATGATCTCGGTCGCGGGAGTGCGCGGCATCGTCGGCGACTCGCTCACGCCGCCGGTGATCGCGCGGTTCGCCGCGGCGTTCGCCCGTGAACTGCCCGGCGGCGCGGTGGTGATGGGGCGCGACGCGAGGCGCTCGGGGCCGATGCTGGCAGCGGCCGTCACCGCCGGCGTCACGGCCGCCGGCCGCGATCTGGTCGACATCGGGCTCGCCACCACGCCCGCGACTCAGGTCGCGGTCGAGCACCTGGGTGCCGCCGGCGGCCTCATCCTCACCGCCAGTCACAATCCCGCGCCCTGGAACGCGCTCAAGTTCCTCTCCGCGCGCGGCGAGTTCCTCGGCCCCGAGGCGGGTCGCGCGGTGCGGATCCGATTCGAGGCCGATCGTGAGCTGTGGGTGAAGAGCGATCGGGTGGGATCGGCGCGCTCCGAGTCGGGCGCGCTCGACTGGCACCTCGAGCGCATTCTGAGCCTCGGCGTCATCGACGTGGCGCGCATTCGCCGCCGCCAGCTGCGCGTGGTCGTGGACGGCTGCGCGAGCGTCGGCGGCGTGGCCGTGCCGCGCCTGCTGCGCGAGCTGGGTGCGAGCGTCACCGAGCTGGATTGCGTGCCGAACGGCGAGTTCACTCGCGAGCTCGAGCCGCTGCCCGAACATCTCGGCGCGCTCGGGGAGCGCGTCCGGACGAGCGGCGCCGACTTCGGCATCGCGCTCGACCCCGACGCCGATCGCGCGGCCCTGGTGGATGGGTCGGGAACGCCACTCGGCGAGGAGTACACGCTCGCGCTCGGAACCCGCGTGGTTCTGGAGCGAAAGCGCGGCCCGGTGGTGACAAACCTTTCCACCTCCCGTATGCTCGAATCGATCTGTCGCGATGCGGGCGTGCCGCTCCACCGCACTCCGGTCGGCGAGGCGCACGTCGTGGCCCGCATGCGAGAGGTCGGCGCGGTCGCAGGGGGTGAAGGCAACGGCGGGATGATTCTTCCCGAGGCGCACTTCGGGCGCGACGGGCTGGTGGCCACGGCCCTGGTGGCCGAGGCGATGGCGGCGAGCGGGCGAAGCCTTCGCGAGCTGGCCGACGAGCTGCCGGCCGGCCATATGGTCAAGGCCAAGCTCGATCGGGGCGAGGAACCCTGGGAGCGCGCGGCCGAACGGCTGCGCAGGGTGTTCGCCTCTCACGAGGTGAATGCCGAAGATGGACTCCGGTTCAGCCGGAACGAGGAATGGATCCACGTCCGGCCTTCGGGCACCGAACCGGTGGTGCGGGTGATCGCGGAGTCTCCACAGCTCGAACGGACTCGACAGCTCATCGAAACGGCGCAGCGCGCCCTGACGGCGCAGCGCGCGGAGGTCTGA
- a CDS encoding ATP-binding protein, giving the protein MHSSFDGPTPPGAIEAVERSPELARALDWLDRLAECADADELGARLADLAAHSSSPIAQGAWLLRLTDDTDSFEVEHATGAAERLAGARAHPAREAPSERIAIPLAVLDAVPLAAWRDRGTAFGASGERMPWSGAERIGAFHYRIGAEAWLLVAALGASEAEPQPVAFASLAGVAQVAARELESREAARRGARQRAALIAQSRLALGSPHLVDALRSSLNAALQGTLAEGAAFWRATPGGSPRLELTAGALAERESLARALDPLVERMVDQGRARYFDEPLEDSGLAAESAGRFARIACVPVLGRERALGVLALFDTPGARHARFASSDHELIRALAEGLGALLEQAECGDALRRMEAQLAEARARLRRRERLATLGEIAGRLAREARHPLASIGAFARRAHRELPGADPNREYIEVVIRETERLEKMLGEPLELAAAEPGTLQLESVNAVIQEVLPGVGEQLVRRRVRLLKRLDPESPILLLDAPRMRQVLANLLEHAVEAVPVGGRVRVESRLARDHVVVEISYDARREPGGLIEPLFVPFRPAAGAPGGPALHVADQIVRRHGGEIRVRSDSEWGATVMLTLPVLENGDRRQAGPDRRGSARDRRHRGVEA; this is encoded by the coding sequence GTGCATTCTTCCTTCGACGGACCCACTCCGCCGGGAGCGATCGAGGCCGTGGAGCGGTCGCCCGAGCTGGCGCGTGCGCTCGATTGGCTCGATCGGCTCGCCGAGTGCGCCGATGCCGACGAGCTGGGCGCGCGGCTGGCGGACCTGGCCGCACATTCGAGTTCGCCGATCGCCCAGGGTGCGTGGCTGCTCCGGCTGACCGACGACACCGACTCCTTCGAAGTCGAGCACGCCACCGGCGCCGCGGAGCGACTCGCCGGCGCGCGCGCGCACCCCGCACGAGAGGCGCCTTCCGAGCGAATCGCGATTCCGCTCGCGGTGCTCGATGCCGTGCCACTGGCGGCCTGGCGCGATCGCGGCACCGCATTCGGCGCGAGCGGGGAACGCATGCCCTGGTCGGGAGCGGAGCGCATCGGCGCGTTCCACTACCGAATCGGCGCCGAGGCCTGGTTGCTGGTCGCGGCGCTCGGCGCGTCCGAGGCCGAGCCGCAACCGGTGGCGTTCGCGTCGCTGGCCGGCGTCGCGCAGGTCGCCGCGCGCGAGCTCGAGTCGCGTGAGGCCGCGCGTCGCGGCGCCCGCCAGCGCGCCGCGCTGATCGCGCAGTCGCGCCTGGCGCTCGGGAGCCCGCACCTGGTCGATGCGCTTCGCTCGAGCCTCAACGCCGCGCTCCAGGGCACGCTCGCCGAAGGCGCCGCCTTCTGGCGCGCGACTCCCGGCGGGTCGCCGCGTCTCGAACTCACCGCCGGGGCGCTGGCCGAGCGCGAGAGCCTGGCGCGCGCGCTCGATCCGCTGGTGGAGCGGATGGTCGATCAGGGTCGGGCTCGCTATTTCGACGAGCCGCTCGAGGACTCCGGGCTGGCGGCTGAATCGGCCGGGCGATTCGCGCGGATCGCCTGCGTGCCGGTGCTGGGACGCGAACGCGCGCTCGGCGTGCTGGCGCTGTTCGACACTCCCGGCGCGCGCCATGCGCGCTTCGCCAGCAGCGATCACGAGCTGATCCGGGCGCTGGCCGAGGGACTCGGGGCGCTGCTCGAGCAGGCCGAATGCGGGGACGCGCTCCGCCGGATGGAGGCGCAGCTGGCCGAGGCGCGGGCTCGGCTCCGCCGGCGTGAGCGGCTCGCGACCCTCGGGGAAATCGCCGGAAGGCTGGCGCGCGAGGCGCGACATCCGCTGGCTTCGATCGGCGCGTTCGCGCGGCGCGCGCACCGCGAGCTGCCGGGAGCGGATCCCAATCGCGAGTACATCGAAGTGGTGATTCGCGAGACCGAGCGTCTCGAGAAGATGCTGGGCGAGCCGCTCGAACTGGCCGCCGCCGAGCCCGGTACGCTCCAGCTCGAGAGCGTCAACGCCGTGATTCAGGAGGTGCTGCCGGGGGTGGGAGAGCAACTGGTGCGCCGGCGGGTGCGACTGCTCAAGCGCCTCGACCCCGAATCCCCGATCCTGCTGCTCGACGCACCCCGCATGCGGCAGGTGCTGGCCAATCTGCTCGAGCACGCGGTGGAAGCGGTGCCGGTCGGCGGGCGCGTGCGCGTCGAATCGCGGCTGGCGCGCGACCACGTCGTGGTCGAGATCTCCTACGACGCCCGGCGCGAGCCGGGCGGTCTCATCGAGCCGCTGTTCGTGCCGTTTCGTCCGGCCGCAGGTGCGCCCGGCGGCCCCGCGCTCCACGTCGCCGATCAGATCGTGAGGCGTCACGGCGGCGAGATCCGGGTGCGCTCGGACTCCGAGTGGGGCGCGACCGTCATGCTGACGCTGCCGGTCCTGGAGAATGGCGACCGGCGACAGGCCGGACCCGACCGGCGGGGAAGCGCGCGGGATCGCCGCCATCGGGGCGTCGAGGCCTGA
- a CDS encoding DUF3467 domain-containing protein, producing the protein MEKPQPQMQVELSEREAEGIYSNVVFIAHSASEVILDFARALPGLPKAKVYARIIVTPQHAKSLLMALEQNLKNYETQFGAIKLPGEPRTKEMGFKP; encoded by the coding sequence GTGGAAAAGCCCCAACCGCAGATGCAGGTCGAGCTGAGCGAGCGCGAAGCCGAGGGCATCTATTCGAACGTGGTGTTCATCGCGCATTCGGCGTCCGAGGTCATCCTGGATTTCGCGCGCGCCCTGCCCGGCCTGCCCAAGGCCAAGGTCTATGCCCGCATCATCGTGACCCCACAGCACGCGAAGTCGCTGCTCATGGCGCTCGAACAGAACCTCAAGAACTACGAGACCCAGTTCGGCGCCATCAAGCTCCCCGGCGAACCGCGCACCAAGGAGATGGGCTTCAAGCCGTGA
- a CDS encoding 1,4-alpha-glucan branching protein domain-containing protein, with amino-acid sequence MLHSHLPWVLHHGRWPHGSDWLCEAVAESYLPLWRVLSARARRSRPVRVTLSLSPVLCEQLAHPDFAGEFRAYLDIKHSAAREDRLRFAAGRRTEEAGLARRWERFYRATLEEFFGPHGTNLVARFRRLEEQGAIEIITSAATHGYLPLLGTAASVERQIGIARVTHRRHFGRDPRGMWIPECAYRPGGPWRSPVESDRDEPWRPGVDEPLAGSGFEYFFVDEHLVAGGEPIGVASEFATARVGPASFARTGFTPSGAFRVEPSGLACFARDRRTAEQVWSRIGGYPGDAEYLEFHKRNHPGGLRYWAVTDPHSDLAGKRLYRPRVARDRVAEHARHLLESLRPGPDDHRADSHSPVCALYDTELFGHWWFEGPEFLGALLDRAPGQGLTPETAGQFLDRKGTHGRARLFEGSWGEGGDHRVWLQPSTHEAWRSIHDLERRFERLAIEVARASSPLAGRAMAQALRELLLLESSDWTFLITRGTAADYAEARWRGHARDAAELLKLASRSHAGAPVTAVEMERLAACEARDSLFQGLDWRAGLSPASILGEGVPAG; translated from the coding sequence GTGCTCCACAGCCACCTGCCCTGGGTACTGCACCACGGGCGCTGGCCACACGGCAGCGACTGGCTGTGCGAGGCGGTCGCCGAGAGCTATCTACCGCTGTGGCGAGTGTTGAGCGCGCGGGCCCGGCGTTCCCGCCCGGTCCGGGTGACGCTCAGCCTGAGCCCGGTGCTCTGCGAGCAGCTCGCCCACCCCGACTTCGCCGGCGAGTTCCGCGCCTACCTCGACATCAAGCATTCGGCCGCCCGCGAGGACCGGCTGCGCTTCGCCGCCGGGCGCCGCACCGAAGAAGCCGGACTCGCGCGGCGCTGGGAGAGGTTTTACCGCGCGACGCTCGAGGAGTTCTTCGGTCCGCACGGCACCAATCTGGTCGCTCGTTTTCGGCGACTCGAAGAGCAGGGCGCGATCGAGATCATCACCTCGGCCGCGACCCACGGCTATCTGCCGCTGCTCGGCACCGCGGCGTCCGTCGAGCGCCAGATCGGGATCGCGCGCGTCACCCATCGTCGCCATTTCGGGCGCGATCCGCGCGGCATGTGGATCCCCGAGTGCGCGTATCGCCCGGGAGGGCCGTGGCGCTCGCCGGTCGAGTCGGACCGCGACGAACCGTGGCGACCGGGCGTCGACGAACCGCTGGCAGGGAGCGGCTTCGAATATTTCTTCGTCGACGAACACCTGGTCGCCGGCGGCGAACCGATTGGCGTCGCGTCGGAATTCGCGACGGCGAGAGTGGGCCCGGCGAGTTTCGCGCGCACCGGATTCACTCCCTCGGGCGCCTTTCGGGTCGAGCCCTCGGGGCTCGCCTGCTTCGCCCGCGACCGTCGAACCGCCGAGCAAGTCTGGAGCCGCATCGGCGGCTATCCCGGCGATGCCGAATACCTCGAGTTCCACAAGCGGAACCATCCGGGGGGACTGCGATACTGGGCGGTGACCGACCCTCACTCGGATCTGGCCGGGAAGCGCCTCTATCGCCCGCGCGTGGCTCGCGACCGCGTGGCCGAACATGCCCGGCATCTGCTCGAGAGCCTGCGCCCCGGCCCGGATGACCACCGCGCCGACTCGCACTCCCCGGTGTGCGCGCTCTATGACACCGAGCTGTTTGGCCACTGGTGGTTCGAGGGTCCCGAGTTCCTCGGCGCCCTGCTCGATCGTGCGCCCGGCCAGGGGCTCACCCCCGAAACCGCCGGCCAGTTCCTCGACCGGAAGGGAACCCACGGCCGCGCGCGCCTGTTCGAGGGCTCGTGGGGAGAAGGCGGGGACCATCGGGTCTGGCTCCAGCCCTCGACACACGAAGCGTGGCGGTCGATCCACGATCTCGAGCGCCGCTTCGAGCGGCTCGCGATCGAGGTGGCGCGCGCCTCGTCGCCGCTGGCCGGACGCGCGATGGCGCAGGCGCTGCGCGAGCTGCTGCTGCTCGAGAGCTCGGACTGGACGTTCCTGATCACGCGCGGCACCGCCGCCGACTACGCCGAGGCCCGCTGGCGCGGGCACGCGCGCGACGCGGCCGAGCTGCTCAAGCTGGCCTCTCGCTCACACGCCGGAGCCCCCGTGACCGCCGTCGAGATGGAGCGCCTGGCGGCGTGCGAAGCCCGCGACTCGCTGTTCCAGGGCCTCGACTGGCGAGCCGGGCTTTCCCCGGCGTCCATCCTCGGCGAGGGGGTGCCCGCCGGCTAG
- a CDS encoding thioesterase family protein, with the protein MHRFEVRVRYADIDQMGWVYYANYLRWFEIGRAEMLRSLGTTYRDVERGGTLLPVLEAHCRYHEGARYDERVVIETGVAELHRASVRFGYRIVRENDGELLANGSTLHCFLGREGRAGRPPEALQKLLEAAPRAEAGSGV; encoded by the coding sequence ATGCATCGTTTCGAAGTGCGCGTTCGTTACGCCGACATCGATCAGATGGGCTGGGTCTATTACGCGAACTATCTCCGCTGGTTCGAGATCGGCCGCGCCGAGATGCTCCGCTCGCTGGGCACGACCTACCGCGACGTCGAGCGGGGTGGCACGCTGCTCCCGGTGCTGGAAGCGCACTGCCGCTATCACGAGGGGGCGCGCTACGACGAGCGCGTGGTGATCGAAACCGGTGTGGCGGAGCTCCATCGCGCGTCGGTGCGGTTCGGCTACCGGATCGTGCGGGAGAACGACGGCGAACTGCTGGCTAACGGCTCGACGCTCCACTGCTTTCTCGGCCGCGAGGGTCGTGCCGGCCGGCCGCCGGAGGCGCTGCAGAAGCTGCTCGAGGCGGCCCCGCGCGCCGAGGCCGGGAGCGGAGTCTAG
- a CDS encoding lysophospholipid acyltransferase family protein, with the protein MSLRHRAEALGVDAAAAFARPLPTPGLRRLGAALGSLVGWAGIRARVARDNLARSFPERSNPEREAILAEHYRELGRVFLEYTQLPRLASAPEVEVVGETPGIEHLHGVIGKGAILMTGHFSSFELLAARLARLNPVDVVVRTQRNQEVDARIARLRADAGLGTLRAEAEIRRILEALRRGRWIALVADQDAGRNGSFIPFLGRPASTTLGPARIALAARVPIVMGFPTRRHDGRLDLEVEPPMLGDPARGEDAALDLTRRHVERLEFWVRRYPAMWFWLHRRWKTRPPLAV; encoded by the coding sequence GTGAGTCTGCGTCATCGCGCCGAGGCGCTGGGCGTGGATGCGGCCGCGGCGTTCGCGCGTCCACTGCCGACGCCCGGCCTCCGGCGACTCGGGGCGGCGCTCGGTTCGCTGGTGGGGTGGGCGGGGATTCGCGCGCGCGTGGCGCGCGACAACCTCGCCCGGTCGTTTCCCGAACGCTCGAACCCGGAGCGCGAAGCGATCCTCGCCGAGCACTATCGGGAGCTGGGTCGGGTGTTTCTCGAGTACACGCAACTCCCCCGGCTCGCCTCGGCGCCCGAGGTCGAGGTGGTGGGCGAGACGCCCGGCATCGAGCACCTGCACGGCGTGATCGGAAAGGGCGCGATCCTGATGACCGGCCACTTCAGCAGTTTCGAGCTGCTGGCCGCGCGTCTGGCGCGCCTCAATCCGGTCGACGTGGTGGTGCGAACGCAGCGCAATCAGGAGGTCGACGCGCGCATCGCGCGGCTTCGCGCCGACGCCGGGCTGGGGACGCTCCGGGCCGAGGCGGAGATTCGGCGCATCCTCGAAGCCTTGCGACGGGGCCGCTGGATCGCGCTGGTCGCCGACCAGGACGCCGGCCGGAACGGCAGCTTCATCCCGTTCCTCGGCCGTCCGGCGAGCACGACGCTCGGGCCGGCCCGGATCGCGCTCGCGGCGCGCGTGCCGATCGTGATGGGGTTCCCGACCCGGCGGCACGACGGCCGGCTCGATCTCGAGGTCGAGCCACCGATGCTGGGCGACCCCGCGCGCGGCGAGGATGCGGCGCTCGATCTCACGCGCCGGCACGTCGAGCGGCTGGAATTCTGGGTGCGACGGTACCCGGCGATGTGGTTCTGGCTCCATCGCCGATGGAAGACTCGACCGCCGCTGGCGGTCTGA